In the genome of Cryptomeria japonica chromosome 8, Sugi_1.0, whole genome shotgun sequence, one region contains:
- the LOC131067086 gene encoding uncharacterized protein LOC131067086, with translation MDSSKQQGWGRYQFFCENIGQICWKAFKGGGGLILCGWAVYVFFLVLSTHPCWQYSGCLPAGLLRGRINLLEKVINEEESATTGLEHIVFGIAGSAQKWRERKPFIELWWRPGQTRGFVWLDRPVNETDPQPPVRISEDTSRFNYTHPRGSRSAIRISRIVSESFRLGLPNVRWFVMGDDDTVFIPENLVRVLSKYDHRQMYYIGSNSESTEQNVVHSYGMAYGGGGFAISYPLAKALARVQDDCLVRYPDLYGSDQRVQACLAELGVPLTKEPGFHQFDIHGNLFGLLAAHPVAPLISLHHLDSVASVFPNMNRTAALRHLMKAAEVDPERLLQQSICYDRRRNWTVSVSWGYCVQILDKIELPRVLEYPLQTFLTWGNSARKSSFLFNTRTVARNPCERPTVVFLKDIIKTNLTHLVGTTYTKRAMDWVKMNCSWSPNDPESLQNIRVVSPKLQHDWTRAPRRQCCEVTSSDTHGMEIKIRNCANDETVFTPS, from the exons ATGGATAGTTCAAAGCAACAGGGCTGGGGAAGATATCAATTCTTCTGTGAAAACATTGGGCAAATTTGCTGGAAGGCCTTCAAAGGAGGCGGCGGCTTGATTCTGTGTGGGTGGGCGGTTTATGtgtttttcttggttttatcaacgCACCCCTGTTGGCAATATTCAGGGTGCCTGCCGGCCGGATTACTGCGGGGGCGGATAAATCTGTTAGAGAAGGTGATTAATGAAGAGGAATCTGCTACGACTGGTTTGGAGCACATTGTGTTCGGCATAGCGGGTTCTGCTCAGAAATGGAGGGAGAGAAAACCATTTATAGAATTGTGGTGGCGCCCCGGGCAGACCCGCGGGTTCGTTTGGCTGGACCGACCTGTCAATGAGACGGATCCGCAGCCACCGGTGAGAATTTCGGAGGATACATCTAGATTTAATTACACTCATCCTCGCGGGTCTCGCTCTGCAATTCGGATTTCCCGAATTGTGTCGGAGAGCTTTAGGTTGGGGTTGCCCAATGTCAGGTGGTTTGTTATGGGGGATGATGATACGGTGTTTATTCCGGAGAATTTGGTAAGGGTACTGAGTAAATATGATCATAGGCAGATGTATTATATCGGGAGCAATTCGGAATCCACGGAGCAGAATGTGGTGCATTCTTATGGGATGGCTTATGGGGGAGGAGGATTTGCGATTAGTTATCCCCTGGCGAAGGCTCTGGCTCGGGTGCAGGACGATTGCCTGGTTCGATATCCTGATCTTTATGGAAGTGACCAGCGTGTACAGGCTTGTTTGGCGGAGCTTGGAGTTCCCCTTACGAAAGAGCCCGGATTTCATCAG TTTGACATCCATGGAAATCTGTTCGGCCTGTTAGCGGCGCACCCGGTGGCGCCGCTCATCTCTCTCCACCATCTAGACAGTGTGGCGTCGGTTTTCCCCAATATGAACAGAACGGCTGCACTGCGGCACCTGATGAAAGCCGCCGAGGTGGACCCAGAGCGCCTCCTCCAGCAGAGCATCTGCTATGACAGGCGGCGCAACTGGACAGTATCCGTCTCCTGGGGCTACTGTGTACAAATCTTGGACAAAATAGAGCTTCCCAGGGTTCTAGAATACCCTCTGCAGACCTTCCTGACATGGGGCAACTCTGCCCGGAAATCATCCTTTCTCTTCAACACCCGCACAGTGGCCAGAAACCCCTGTGAGAGGCCCACCGTTGTATTCCTCAAAGACATCATTAAAACCAATCTCACCCATCTGGTTGGAACCACTTACACCAAAAGGGCCATGGACTGGGTTAAAATGAATTGCAGCTGGAGCCCCAATGACCCCGAATCGCTGCAGAACATTCGGGTGGTGTCACCCAAATTGCAGCATGATTGGACAcgg GCTCCAAGGCGGCAATGCTGTGAAGTGACCTCATCAGATACCCATGGAATGGAAATCAAAATTCgaaattgtgccaatgatgaaacCGTGTTTAcgccatcataa